One segment of Brassica napus cultivar Da-Ae chromosome C3, Da-Ae, whole genome shotgun sequence DNA contains the following:
- the LOC106406775 gene encoding nuclear pore complex protein NUP50B: MGDSENAQQPPSKKRGALKELSRDNPGLDDDDQDSTALESGTFKTASEEALATRRIVRGVGCKSGTVITEEAKDDNGNSNTDKGSDCGADKSEAVDGGETAEDGTKTTIETQKAKDDEGSDCGVDKDSAGDQTEKEGTDNSGAFTSFEQHSTGKNAFTGFASTGFFSFGSGSLTEQPSSSVFGTESAGTTTIFPSKEEVSVETGEENERAAFTAADSVLFEYLEGGWKERGKGEVKLNVSTTDSRKARLLMRSKGNYRLILNASLYPEMKLASMDKKSITFACVNSVRESKSGLSTFALKFKDPAIVEKFREVIEEHKKSKPVSVKAAAAATPENSPEG; this comes from the coding sequence ATGGGGGACTCAGAAAATGCTCAGCAGCCACCTTCGAAAAAGAGAGGTGCTTTGAAGGAGCTGTCACGTGACAACCCTGgtcttgatgatgatgatcaagacTCTACTGCTCTTGAGAGTGGTACCTTCAAGACTGCAAGTGAGGAGGCGTTGGCTACCAGAAGAATCGTCAGAGGTGTTGGCTGCAAGAGTGGAACTGTTATTACTGAAGAGGCTAAAGATGACAATGGCAACAGCAACACTGATAAGGGTAGTGACTGTGGTGCTGACAAGAGTGAAGCAGTTGATGGTGGAGAGACAGCTGAAGATGGAACAAAAACAACAATAGAGACTCAAAAGGCTAAAGATGATGAGGGGAGTGACTGTGGTGTTGACAAGGATTCAGCTGGTGATCAGACTGAGAAAGAAGGCACTGATAATAGTGGAGCCTTTACCTCATTCGAGCAGCATTCAACTGGCAAAAACGCATTCACAGGGTTCGCAAGTACAGGCTTCTTCTCCTTCGGTTCCGGGTCTCTGACTGAACAGCCATCCTCTTCTGTCTTCGGTACAGAGAGCGCTGGAACTACTACCATCTTCCCATCAAAGGAAGAGGTTTCAGTGGAAACAGGAGAAGAGAACGAGAGAGCAGCCTTCACAGCAGCTGATTCAGTATTGTTCGAATACCTTGAAGGGGGATGGAAAGAGCGTGGGAAAGGAGAAGTCAAGCTAAACGTATCGACAACCGATAGCAGAAAAGCAAGGCTATTAATGAGATCAAAAGGAAACTACAGGTTGATCTTAAACGCAAGTCTATACCCGGAGATGAAACTGGCGAGCATGGACAAGAAAAGCATCACATTTGCTTGTGTGAATAGTGTAAGGGAATCCAAGAGTGGCTTATCTACGTTTGCTCTCAAGTTCAAGGACCCAGCCATTGTGGAAAAGTTCAGAGAAGTTATCGAAGAACATAAAAAGAGTAAACCCGTTAGTGTaaaagcagcagcagcagcgacACCTGAGAACTCGCCCGAGGGCTAA